One window of the Puntigrus tetrazona isolate hp1 chromosome 13, ASM1883169v1, whole genome shotgun sequence genome contains the following:
- the prph2b gene encoding peripherin-2b: protein MALMPIKFDLAKRVKLAQGLWLLYWLSVMAGVLIFSMGIFFKIELRKRSEMMDNNESHFVPNLLILVGIVTCVVNAFGGKVCHDSLDTIKFTKWKPMLKTYMSGCVVFCIALFVTALLCFLMQISLHFALAEGLKNGMKYYKDTDTPGRCFMKRTLDMTQIEFRCCGNNNYKDWFEIQWISNRYLDFSNDEVKDRVQSNVEGKYLMESVPFSCCNPGSPRPCIQHHLTNNSAHYSYDHHTEDLNIWTRGCREALVSYYGGMMNSIGAFVLLFIIMQAVVTVGLQYLNTSLDTLADPENPESESEGWLLEKSVKETFSDIMTKITSLFKGNQVQEGDAEAAPT, encoded by the exons ATGGCTTTGATGCCTATAAAATTTGACTTGGCCAAGCGAGTCAAGCTGGCCCAAGGACTTTGGCTCCTGTACTGGCTCTCCGTCATGGCTGGGGTCCTCATCTTCAGCATGGGGATTTTCTTCAAGATTGAGCTGCGCAAAAGAAGCGAGATGATGGATAACAATGAGAGCCATTTTGTGCCCAACCTGCTCATTTTGGTTGGAATCGTGACCTGTGTTGTCAACGCATTTGGGGGCAAAGTGTGCCATGACTCCCTTGACACAATCAAGTTCACCAAGTGGAAACCAATGTTGAAGACCTACATGAGTGGATGTGTGGTTTTCTGCATCGCCCTTTTTGTCACGGCTCTGCTCTGTTTCTTGATGCAGATCTCTCTGCATTTCGCCCTGGCTGAAGGCCTGAAGAATGGAATGAAGTACTACAAAGATACAGACACGCCAGGACGATGCTTCATGAAAAGAACCCTAGATATGACCCAGATTGAGTTCCGCTGCTGTGGTAACAACAACTACAAAGATTGGTTTGAGATCCAGTGGATAAGCAACCGCTACCTGGACTTCAGCAATGATGAGGTTAAAGA CCGTGTCCAGAGCAACGTGGAAGGCAAATACTTGATGGAAAGCGTTCCCTTCAGCTGTTGCAACCCTGGTTCTCCTCGTCCATGTATCCAACATCACCTGACCAACAACTCCGCTCACTACAGCTACGACCACCACACTGAGGACCTGAACATCTGGACCAGAGGCTGCCGTGAGGCCCTGGTGTCCTACTATGGGGGCATGATGAACAGTATTGGTGCTTTCGTGCTGCTCTTCATTATTATGCAG GCTGTAGTGACGGTTGGTCTGCAGTACCTGAACACCTCGCTGGACACCCTGGCCGACCCAGAGAATCCTGAGAGCGAAAGTGAGGGATGGCTGCTGGAAAAGAGCGTGAAGGAGACATTTTCTGACATCATGACAAAGATCACGTCGCTGTTTAAAGGCAATCAGGTACAGGAGGGAGATGCAGAAGCGGCTCCCACATAA